The Centroberyx gerrardi isolate f3 unplaced genomic scaffold, fCenGer3.hap1.cur.20231027 Scaffold_86, whole genome shotgun sequence genome contains the following window.
agagagagagagagagagagagagagacagagagagagacagagagagagagagatcaaaaaTCAAGTATTTTTAAggtcatccattcattttcaaaacctTCAagaacttattttatttttctcaaatccttgggcataaaaaaaaaatgtatgcccaaggatttgagaaaaataaaataaggaacTGGAACCCGGTCTGGTCcgtgttctactgcaggttctACTGcatgttctgctgcaggttctacTGCAGGTTCTACTGcatgttctgctgcaggttctacTGCAGGTTCTACTGTAGGTTCTACTGCAGGTTCTACTGcatgttctgctgcaggttctacTGCAGGTTCTACTGCAGGTTCTACTACAGGTTCTACTGcatgttctgctgcaggttctacTACAGGTTCTACTGCATGTTCTACTACAGGTTCTACTGCAGGTTCTACTGcatgttctgctgcaggttctacTGCAGGTTCTACTGTAGGTTCTACTGCATGTTCTACTGcatgttctgctgcaggttctacTGCAGGTTCTACTGCAGGTTCTACTGTAGGTTCTGCGATACGTGCTACTATGTGCTAATGCATGTTCTACTGTAGATTCTACTGTAGGTTCTGCTACATGTTCTAATgtgtctactgtatgtgtgtgtgtgtgtgtgtgtgtgtgtgtgtgtgtgttggttgtcCAGACCTTGGGTTTTGGAGggtccacctctctcctcctcctgcctggaGTCTTCTCTGTGAAtggctgagacagagagagagacaggtagattTAGTAGAGTCAGGTAGAttcagtagagacagagagagagatagacaggtagATTTAGTAGAGTCAGACAGATAGATtcaatagagaaagagagagagacagacaggcagatagacacaggtagagagagacaggcagagagacagacaggtagagagacagacaggcagagagagagagagacagacaggcagagagagagagacaggcagagagacagacaggtagagagagagagacaggcagagagagagacagacaggcagatagacacaggtagagagagacaggcagagagacagacaggcagagagagagacacaggcagagagagagacagacagagagacagacaggcagagagacagacagacagagagacagacaggcagagagacagacaggcagagagacaggcagagagagagagacaggcagagagacagacaggcagagagacagacaggtagagagacagacaagtagagagacagagagacagacaggtagagagacagacaggcagagagagagacagacaggcagagagagagacaggcagagagacagacaggcagagagagagacagacaggcagagagagagacaggcagagagacagacagatagagagacagagagacagacaggtagagagacagacaggcagagagagagacaggcagagagacagacaggcagagagagagacaggcagagagacagacaggtagagagacagagagacagacaggcagagagatagacaggtagagagacagagagacagacaggcagagagagagacaggcagagagacagacaggcagagagagagacaggcagagagacagacaggcagagagacagacaggtagatagagagacaggcagagagacagacaggcagagagacagacagacagagagacagagagatacctGTTGTGTTTTTGGCTCTGTGAGTCTGACTGGCAGGTCAAACACATCCAGGTTGAACTGTatcataaaacaaacacacccacatcaGAATATAACCACAACCTCTtcatcactctgtgtgtgtgtgtgtgtgtgtgtgtgtgtgtgtgtgtgtgtgtgtgtgtgtgtgtaggtgtgtaggcgtgtgtgtgtatgtgtgtgtgtgtgtgtgtgtgcgtgtgtgtgtgtgtgtgtaggtgtgtaggcgtgtgtgtgtatgtgtgtgtatgtgtgtgtgtgtgtgtgtgtgtgtgtgtgtgtgtgtgaccttgtgTGACATGATGTCATGCAGGCAGGTGATCACAGGATACTGGTGGAAAACGTAGAATCCACTTCCTCCTCTCGGTTTGACCTCCGTCGAATTAAAGTAACTTCTGGCCCTCGCATCCTGGAACACCCACAGGTAaacaagtcaacaagtcaacaagtcaacaagtcaacaaacaaacaaacaaacaaacaaacaaacacacagacagacaggcagagagacagacagacagcaaatgTGTGTCTCTAAGTGTCTCTACTTTTATCCTGCATGTTCCATTGACTTTTATCATGTTCTACTGACTTCTATCTTGTTCTACTGACTTTTATCCTGCCTGTTCTACTGACTTTTATCTTGTTCTACTGACTTTTATCTTGTTCTACTGACTTCTATCTTGTTCTACTGACTTTTATCTTGTTCTACTGACTTTTATCTTGTTCTACTGACTTTTATCTTGTTCTACTGACTTCTATCTTGTTCTACTGACTTTTATCCTGCCTGTTCTACTGACTTTTATCTTGTTCTACTGACTTTTATCCTGCCTGTTCTACTGACTTTTATCTTGTTCTACTGACTTTTATCTTGTTCTACTGACTTTTATCTTGTTCTACTGACTTCTATCTTGTTCTACTGACTTTTATCCTGCCTGTTCTACTGACTTTTATCTTGTTCTACTGACTTTTATCTTGTTCTACTGACTTCTATCCTGCCTGTTCTATTGaatactaaataataataactgaatGTTAATCTTGAACTAAGCATTGTGGTTCTAGTGCCGGTGTGAGTGTTGATTTTCAGTTAATGTGTTAATATTTAACTTCTGGTCTCAGGTGTTTACAGTGTGACTCGGCCAATCAGGAGTCAGGACGGGGACAATAATGTGGTTTTATGTAGCAGCACATCTACAGACAACTACAGACATCTACAGACACAACTACAGACATCTACAGACACAACTACAGACATCTACAGACACATCTACAGAAAACCTCAGAGGAAACACAGCAGGCAGTCAGAGACGAACCTGCAGGTCAGTGTTATCACCTGAACACGACGTGAGGAGGTGaaagatagaatagaatagaatagaatagaatagaatagaatagaatagaatagaaccaCCTCCATTACTTACCGTTCAAGATATTCTGGTCACAACCCATAATGAACAGAGAACAGTGTAAAGTAGAGTAAAGTGGAGAAGAGTAGAATACATCTGAGTACAGAAGAGTGGAATAGAGTGAAAGATACtacagtagagcagagcagagtgcagTATAGTACAGCAGAGTAGAATATAATGgaatagagtagagtacagtagaagGTAGGAGAGTGGAGTAGCGtggagtagagtacagtagagtacagtataATAGAGTAGCATAGAGAGGAACAGagttgaatagaatagaacagagcagagcggaATATAGTCTAatacagtagagtcagtagagtacagtagagtccagtagattacagtagagtcagtagaaaacagtagagtacagtagagtcagtagagaacagtagagtcagtagagtcagtagagtacagtagagtacagtagagtcagtagagaacagtagagtcagtagagaaCAATAGAttacagtagagtcagtagagaacagtagagtacagcagaATCAGTAGAttacagtagagtcagtagagtacagtagagaacagtagagtacagtagagtcagtagagaaCAATAGAttacagtagagtcagtagagtacagtagagtcagtagagaaCAATAGAttacagtagagtcagtagagaacagtagagtcagtagagtacagtagagtacagtagagtcagtagagaacagtagagtacagcagaATCAGTAGATTacagtagagtccagtagattacagtagtcagtagagtacagtagagtcagtagagaacagtagagtacagtagagtcagtagagaaCAATAGAttacagtagagtcagtagagtacagtagagtcagtagagaacagtagagtacagtagagtcagtagagaacaacagagtacagtagagtcagtagagtacagtagagtcagtagagaacaacagagtacagtagagtcagtagagtcagtagagtacagtagagtcagtagagtcagtagagtacagtagagtacagtagagtacagtagagtcagtagagtacagtagattACAGTGGAGTccagtagagtccagtagagtatagtagagtacagtagcgtcagtagagtacagtagagtcagtagagtccagtagagtatagtagagtacagtagagtacagtagagtacagtagagtcagtagagtccagtagagtatagtagagtatagtagagtatagtagagtacagtagagtcagtagagtcagtagagtacagtagagtacagtagagtacagtggagtccagtagagtccagtagagtcagtagagtccagtagagtcagtagagtcagtagagtccagtagagtacagtagagtacagtagagtacagtagagtcagtagagtcagtagagtacagtagagttcagtagagtcagtagagtccagtagagtacagtagagtacagtagagtacagtagagtcagtagagtccagtagagtacagtagagtcagtagagtccagtagagtccagtagagtatagtagagtcagagtagagtagaatagagtacagAGTAGAGTGAGTCTTACGTCGAGGCTGAAGATCTCGTCGTAGCAGTGAGAGTTCCTCAGATACCAGGAGACATTCAGCTGGAccggagaggagggggaggagtcacaGGAGTCTGtcagcactacacacacacacacacacacacacacacacacacacacacacacacacacacacacacacacacacacacacacacacacacacacacacttcaggtcAGCATCTCTAAAGGCGGTCTGACTCACTGAGCTCattaacagacagacacacagtaggAATGGAACCTGTGacatcacagtgacatcacagtgacatcacacacaGCAGCGGCCTCCAGACAGGAGCTCAATGTGAGATGAAGTGTTGTGAGCTActctttccctcagcctgcctcgtctacttctactgcagttagtggtttcctacgtttcccagaatgcctttcaacaacctcagGACAGGAACAGGAAGCTGTGGCTCTCAGCTGTGGGTTtgatgtgtaggtggagagagataaCAGGCCAGAGAGAGACGGGTTTTTCCAGTCTAGTAAAAGTGAGAGTCTCCCATTactcaaaccccagcctgtctctctgctgcagtgcattctggtctctctcctgctcctgtgggtggagaaactggtctctctcctcttctacgatggatttctccctgtatgattgttgaacgtctctcggtgcaaaatggcggctctagaaagaagccctcgctctttgattctgagggactgacaccaaaacctgacgtttaccgctgatgttttacatcctgaaacataaAAAACCCCACTgcctggaattatcctttaactcaTCGAAACAGTGTAATGTTAGGAAAGGCGATAACAAAGcgacaaaaaatataaatacatcaCTCTTTGTGGCTAAATTGGTTCATACTACACCCAgtctcaaatacacacacttccAAAACTTGACTAGAGGTCTGGCAAAAAATGTAGTTGGAATCCTaacagctgctgtctgtctctttctctgcagtcattcaaatgaaacccttcactttgcttttgtttaattttcatttgtttaaagtCATCATCCTTCCTCAGCAGAGacggggactcgagtcacatgacttggactcgagtcagagtTTAAAcagcttgagactcgacttgctgcatgaagagaagactagagacttgacttgacttgggttctggtgacttgggacttgactctgacttgtactttgatgacttgaaaaggtttctaaagtcttgacttgagatcttgtgtttgtgtaaatgacttagattgaaagtgatgagatttgttccagcggacgactgaatttaaattctgttttcggaatttgtatggaatgattgaatttattgaagttgaaactgattatagaaatcaaactcatgatgctcttaccaagtttttatcctattaaaaccatattgcattgaaaagtcctagatatttagttttctttaagatattaaattgatactggactcttgatttgttctgacttgacttgctgttctacatttagacttgagacttgacttgagacttgtgcctcaagacttgagacttgctcACACTGTGAACAAGCAGGTAGGGGGTTTGTTTTCCAGACTGACCCTGCCATCACTCCTGGTCCTGTGAGGGTCTTTATAATAGAACAGAAGTTAAAGTTCTTCTTCTACCTGCCCTCCGGAGGCGTGACTTACCGCTGAGTCTGATGACGCTGCTGTTGAACAGAGTTTTAGTGTAGAAGAAGAGCCTGGGCTTCTTCAGCGTctcctgaaacacacaaacacacacggttACACTTCATAGAGTGCAAATAACAAAAGGTCTATAGGTAAGGGGAGAATAAAGTGCAGCACCTttagaattaaaaaaataactgagaattgttttttattattagtcaAACCAAGACATCTTATTCTGCACTTTTTCTATAAGTACAGCCCATTAACTCTGGGTTTTCCCTCAGCAGCCTCCTCATCAGTGCTTATAATAGACATTAAGGAAGCTGTTGCACGTGAATTGGGCTTTTAGTCTGATTTTAGTCTGAACAACTTATTAATAAtgaatatgtgttccctaatctaaagtgttaccgtatttgtttttcctcatcaaTTTAAACAGAGCTGTGCATCGCAATAACTCTGAATCAGTATTTCCTCTCGATATGACTctactgaaagacaataaacgGTAATATTGGATTTACGGCCcataaaacagacagagggCTGAGGGAGTGAGGTCACGTCTAAACACTTCTATCCCCTTAAAATAAAAGCAGTTTTGACCCTCGGCCTGAAACCAAACACGACTCTGCAGCTCAGGAGGAGCGAGCCGGACGGAC
Protein-coding sequences here:
- the LOC144538282 gene encoding transmembrane protein 87A-like, with product MSSSAGPAGSGTGTGLRSTLLLLLLATELGGPVRAVSEPGKWILSVDSETLKKPRLFFYTKTLFNSSVIRLSVLTDSCDSSPSSPVQLNVSWYLRNSHCYDEIFSLDDARARSYFNSTEVKPRGGSGFYVFHQYPVITCLHDIMSHKFNLDVFDLPVRLTEPKTQQPFTEKTPGRRRREVDPPKPKSNESVDTGKDAVAPKQAGGQTHFDAVAQSWEDGPYMFILSIQEIREKARAPDPANPPKPWSIQ